Proteins encoded by one window of Nicotiana tabacum cultivar K326 chromosome 10, ASM71507v2, whole genome shotgun sequence:
- the LOC107791208 gene encoding G-type lectin S-receptor-like serine/threonine-protein kinase At4g27290, giving the protein MKGLTSSFICSHFLFVLLTSVALDTITIDKPIRDGDTIVSAGEFYELGFLSPGNSKDRYVGIWYKKILPKTVVWVANRNIPLNDTSGVLTLRPNGILVLINSSNASIWSSNLSRSLKNPKARLLDSGNLLISDGNDRDPEIIFTWQSFDFPGNTLLPGMKLGRNLLTGMDWYTSSWKSADDPSPGEYVNRLDSNGYPRLLVLKNSSIVYSSGPWNGIAFSGSPNNKPNTYYTFEFVVNQHEIYYKYEIRNVSLPTRVVINSAGVLEHLTWIERSQSWFLYLTAQFDNCDSFALCGPYASCNINNSPPCECLSGFKPRYPQQYAADWSSGCVRRTSLHCNQDGFFIFTGIKMPDSRHSWYNESMNLEECKKLCLADCNCTAYSNLDIRNGGSGCLQWFGELIDIREFSQNEQDLFVRVAASELVSITDSDRKRRRKRTTLIAVISVVVATFILSFLAWFSFQRRKRRTGSENGDEDMELPLFDLVTVTSATKNFSSANVIGEGGFGPVYKGILPNGQEIAVKRLSKYSGQGLQELKNEIVLISKLQHRNLVKLLGCCLEEEERMLIYEFMPNTSLDYFIFDPSRNTSLAWENRFEIAMGISRGLLYLHQDSRLRIIHRDLKTSNILLDSGMNAKISDFGLAKILGGDQVEGKTKRVIGTYGYMSPEYAVDGKYSVKSDVFSFGVIILEIISGRRNRKFHHLEHHHNLLGHAWLLWNEGKALELMDGCLEESFSESQVFRCIQVGLLCVQKLPEDRPTMASVVFWLGNEDMVLPQPKQPGFFIERNSMESTESAEFIMSNLHRVINCSRAKIDIKSLLELLKCVNFALFVNSTSVYYTIYKTNRGQWSSIYACH; this is encoded by the exons ATGAAAGGGCTAACTTCTTCATTCATTTGCTCCCATTTTCTCTTCGTCTTACTAACTTCCGTGGCATTAGACACGATCACTATAGATAAACCCATTAGAGATGGTGACACAATTGTTTCAGCTGGTGAGTTTTATGAACTTGGATTTTTAAGCCCTGGAAATTCCAAGGATCGCTATGTTGGGATATGGTACAAGAAGATATTACCTAAAACTGTCGTCTGGGTTGCCAATAGAAACATTCCCCTGAATGACACTTCAGGAGTGTTAACACTAAGACCCAATGGAATTCTTGTACTTATCAACAGTTCCAATGCTTCAATTTGGTCATCAAACTTGTCAAGATCCTTAAAGAATCCAAAAGCACGGCTCCTGGATTCTGGGAACCTTCTTATCAGTGATGGAAATGATAGGGACCCGGAAATTATTTTCACATGGCAGAGTTTTGATTTTCCAGGAAATACTTTATTGCCTGGCATGAAGCTTGGACGTAATTTGCTCACGGGCATGGATTGGTACACATCGTCATGGAAGAGTGCGGATGATCCTAGTCCGGGTGAATATGTAAACCGTCTTGATTCTAATGGATACCCACGATTACTCGTGTTGAAAAATTCATCTATAGTGTATAGCTCAGGGCCATGGAATGGTATTGCATTTAGTGGTAGTCCGAATAATAAACCAAATACATATTATACTTTCGAGTTTGTTGTTAATCAACACGAAATTTATTACAAATATGAGATTAGGAATGTGTCCCTGCCCACCAGGGTGGTGATCAACTCGGCTGGGGTGTTAGAACATCTAACATGGATTGAGCGCAGTCAGAGCTGGTTTCTCTACTTGACAGCACAATTTGACAACTGTGATAGTTTTGCTTTATGTGGTCCTTATGCAAGTTGCAACATCAATAACTCTCCTCCATGTGAGTGTCTGAGTGGTTTCAAGCCTAG GTATCCTCAACAGTATGCAGCAGACTGGTCTAGTGGTTGTGTAAGGAGAACTTCTTTGCATTGTAACCAAGATGGTTTTTTTATATTTACGGGTATCAAGATGCCGGATTCTAGACACTCATGGTATAATGAGAGCATGAACCTTGAAGAATGCAAGAAATTGTGCTTGGCTGACTGCAATTGTACAGCTTACTCGAATCTTGACATTAGAAATGGCGGAAGTGGATGCTTACAATGGTTTGGTGAACTCATTGATATTAGAGAGTTCAGCCAAAATGAGCAGGACCTGTTCGTAAGAGTAGCTGCTTCAGAATTAG tttCTATCACAGATTCAGACAGGAAGCGAAGGAGAAAGAGGACCACCCTGATTGCTGTCATTTCAGTAGTAGTAGCAACATTTATCCTCAGCTTTTTAGCTTGGTTTTCCttccaaagaaggaaaagaagaacag GTTCAGAAAATGGAGATGAGGACATGGAGTTGCCATTGTTTGATTTAGTTACTGTTACTAGTGCCACTAAAAACTTCTCTTCTGCTAATGTGATTGGTGAGGGCGGTTTTGGACCGGTTTACAAG GGTATTCTACCAAATGGACAAGAGATAGCAGTAAAGAGGCTATCAAAGTATTCTGGACAAGGCCTTCAAGAGTTAAAGAACGAAATCGTTCTCATTTCCAAGCTGCAACACAGGAACCTTGTCAAGCTTTTGGGTTGCTgccttgaagaagaagaaaggatgCTAATCTATGAATTTATGCCAAACACTAGCTTGGACTATTTCATTTTTG ATCCAAGCAGAAATACCTCACTTGCATGGGAGAACCGCTTTGAAATTGCAATGGGAATATCTCGAGGTCTTCTTTATCTTCACCAGGACTCAAGATTAAGAATTATTCACAGGGATCTCAAAACCAGCAACATTTTATTAGATAGTGGCATGAATGCCAAAATTTCTGATTTCGGCCTTGCCAAAATTTTGGGCGGAGACCAAGTGGAAGGAAAAACTAAGAGAGTAATAGGGACATA TGGATATATGTCCCCAGAATATGCTGTTGATGGGAAATATTCAGTAAAATCAGATGTATTCAGTTTCGGCGTAATCATTCTAGAAATAATTAGTGGCAGAAGGAACaggaaatttcatcatttggaaCATCATCACAATCTTTTGGGACAT GCGTGGTTACTTTGGAATGAAGGCAAAGCGTTGGAACTGATGGACGGATGTTTGGAAGAATCATTTTCAGAATCTCAAGTGTTTAGATGCATTCAAGTTGGTTTATTGTGCGTCCAAAAACTCCCAGAGGATAGGCCTACAATGGCATCAGTAGTTTTCTGGTTGGGAAATGAAGATATGGTTCTTCCTCAACCAAAGCAGCCTGGTTTTTTTATAGAGAGGAATTCAATGGAATCAACAGAGTCAGCTGAATTTATCATGTCTAACTTACACCGGGTCATTAACTGTTCTAGAGCCAAGATAGACATAAAATCCCTGTTGGAACTTTTGAAATGTGTCAACTTTGCCTTGTTTGTCAACAGTACTAGTGTATATTACACTATATATAAGACGAATAGAGGACAATGGTCGAGTATTTATGCTTGTCATTGA